CACAGGCTCCGACTTTATAAACCAGCCGCTCAGGATAACGGGATGCTTACCAGTATAGCCCTGTGACCCAGTAGCCCGGTATCCACAGACACCGGTGCCACCGATTAACGAGTGACTTCAACTTTAGCCAATTTCTCGTAATAACATGCCAATGCACTGTGGTCAGCGGTACCCAGACCATCGGCTTTCAGCGCCTGCATCATCTCCATCACGGCAGCGGTAAGTGGCAACTGTGCGCCGACGCCGTGCGAGGTGTCGAGGGCATTTGCCAAGTCTTTGATATGCAAATCGATACGAAAACCGGGTTTGAAGTTACGATCCATCACCATTGGCGCTTTGGCTTCCAACACGGTACTGCCTGCCAGACCACCACGGATCGCCTGGAATACCAGGTCAGGGTTCACTCCCGCCTTGGTTGCCAGCACCAAGGCTTCAGACATTGCGGCAATATTCAGCGCGACAATCACCTGATTGGCCAGTTTAGTCACATTACCGGCACCAATATCACCCGTATGTACCACCGATCCCCCCATGGCTTTCATCACCTCGAAGCAGCTATCGAACACAGCTTTATCGCCACCCACCATTACTGACAAGGTGCCATCAATAGCTTTTGGCTCACCACCACTGACGGGTGCATCCAACATTGCAACCTGCTTTAATGCCAGTGCTTCACTGATTTCA
The sequence above is drawn from the Yersinia intermedia genome and encodes:
- the garR gene encoding 2-hydroxy-3-oxopropionate reductase, producing the protein MKIGFIGLGIMGKPMSKNLLKAGYSLTVLDRNAAVLDELITAGARTATTPKALAAECDIIITMLPNSPHVKEVVLGENGVIEGAKPGSVLIDMSSIAPLVSREISEALALKQVAMLDAPVSGGEPKAIDGTLSVMVGGDKAVFDSCFEVMKAMGGSVVHTGDIGAGNVTKLANQVIVALNIAAMSEALVLATKAGVNPDLVFQAIRGGLAGSTVLEAKAPMVMDRNFKPGFRIDLHIKDLANALDTSHGVGAQLPLTAAVMEMMQALKADGLGTADHSALACYYEKLAKVEVTR